The following is a genomic window from Leptolyngbya sp. 'hensonii'.
AGGGGTGACCGTGGGGGTTCTCTGTCACGAACATACGGGGCCAGCCCGTCACTGGACCCTGGAGGAGCAGAATTTTGCTCGCCATCTGGCTCAGATGGTCTCTCTGGCGCTGGAAGCCCGCGATCGTCAACAGGCGGAGGAAGCCCTGCGCCGGAGCGAGGAACGCTGGCAACTGGCGCTGCAGGCTAATCACCAGGGGATTTGGGATTGGGACATCCTTGAGGGTCGGACTTTCTATTCCGATCGCTGGAAAGAAATGCTGGGATACAATGCCAACGAAATTGGCCAGACCCAGGAGGATTGGTATAGCCGCATACATCCGGAAGACTATGATCTGGTCATGGCCACCCTCTGGGCCTATCTGGATCGGAAAATTCCCGACTACATCACAGAATACCGATTACGCTGTAAAGACGGTTCCTACAAATGGATTCAGGCTCAGGGACAGGCCATCTGGGATGGGGCCAACCGCCCGATTCGCATGGTTGGGTCCCATACCGATGCTACCGCTCGCAAACAACAGGAAGAAGCACTCCACCTGATCGTGGCCGGAACAGCGGCCAAAACAGCGGATGATTTCTTTCGCTCCTGCGTTCGCTACTTGGCTGCAGTCTTGCAGGTACGGTATGCCCTGGTGACCACGATCGTGGATCAGCATTCTACTCGCGTCCGCACCCTGGCTTTCTGGAAAGGAGACAACTGGGCCTCCAAGGTGGAGTATGAGCTGAAAAATACCCCCTGCGAGATTGTTTTTTCTGGCCATCCCTACTTTTACCCCAATGATGTACAGGAAAGGTTTCCTGCTGATCTGAAACTGGCGGAGTTGGATGTAGTCAGCTACCTGGGTATTCCCCTGGCTGATCAGTCAGGCCGAATTTTGGGACATCTGGCAGTCCTGGACTCTAAACCGATGACCCGGGACATCGATCGGGAACTGATTCTGCGGATTTTTGCAGCCCGGGCTGCTGTTGAATTGGAACGGAAGTTGGCGGAAGCAGCCCTGCAAAATAGTGAGGCGGAGTATCGAGCCCTGGTTCAGGCGGCAAATTGTATTATTCTCCGCTGGGATACAGCAGGCCAAATTATCTTTATGAACGACTATGGGTTGGATTTCTTTGGCTTTGAACAAAGTCAATTGCTTGGTCACAATATCATTGGTACGATCGTGCCAGAAACAGAGCTTTCTGGCCGTAGCCTAACTGAGCTGATGCGGGATATCTGCCGCAACCCAGAACAACATCTGATTAACGAGAATGAAAATATTCGTCGAGATGGGAAGCGGGTCTGGATTGCCTGGGCCAATAAGCCGATCGTGAATCCAGAGGGCATCGCAACAGAAATTCTGTCGATTGGAACAGATATCTCGGAACGAAAACAGGCTGAACAGGCTCTGGAACAAGCTAAACAGGAAGCGGAGGCAGCCAACCGGGTCAAGAGCGAATTTCTGGCGAATATGAGTCATGAACTTCGGACTCCTCTCAACGCCATCCTTGGCTTTGCCCAACTCATGACCCGAGATCCAACCTTGAATGGGACTCAACACTCTTACCTAAGCATCATCAACAATAGCGGTGAACATCTGCTGGCCCTGATCAATGATGTGCTGGATATGGCCAAAATTGAAGCCGGTCAGATCCATCTCCATGAAACCAGCTTCAACCTGCATCACTTGCTGGATCCGCTGGCAGATCTATTTCGCTTGAAATCTGAAGCCAAAGGCATTCAATTTATCTTCTATCTCGCCCCTGCCGTTCCCCCACAAATCGCCGTTGATGAGGGCAAATTGCGCCAGATCTTGATCAATCTGCTGAGTAACGCCATCAAGTTTACCCAGCAGGGACGGGTAACCTTGCGCGTTTCCCTGGAGAATAGTCATTTGCCATCGGGCCTGCAGCATTCATCATTGGGCCCTGGCCCTGATCTCAAGTCAGAACTTGGAACAGGTGACACAGAACAAATGACCCTCTCGTTTGAAGTGGAAGACACTGGCCCTGGTATTGATCCTGAAGAATTGGAGACAATTTTCGCACCATTTGTGCAAACGGGAATTGGCCGGACCCTGCAAGGAGGCACCGGATTGGGACTGTCAATCAGTCGGCGATTCGCCCAACTGATGCAGGGGAATATCACAGTGAGTAGCTGCCTGGGTCAGGGTTCCTGCTTCTGCCTGAAACTGCCCGTTCGACCGGAACCCACGATCTCGACCATCCAAACACCTCGGCCACGGGTGATTGGCTTGGCTCCCAATCAACCCACATATCGCATCCTGGTGGTAGAAGATCGCTGGGAAAGTCGCCATCTTCTAGTTAGATTGCTGGAGACTCTTGGATTTGAGCTGCGAGAGGCACAAAATGGGCTGGAAGCTATCACCCTTTGGGAAGAATGGCAACCCCATCTAATCTGGATGGATATGCAAATGCCCGTGATGGATGGATATGAAGCCACCCGGCATATTAAAACCCAACTGCGGGGACAGGCTACGGTGGTCATTGCTCTCACGGCCAGTGCCCTAGAGGAAGAAAAAACGATCGTGCTATCTGCAGGTTGTGACGACTTTGTGCGCAAACCATTTCAGGAGAGCATTATTTTGCAAAAGATAGCGGATTATCTAGGAGTGCGTTATTTATATGAGGAGGAGAGTCAACACTCTCTTGAATTTGGTGACACAACATCAGCGGCTGTTTTTAATCCTCTCGAAGATAGAATTAAGCCTGATTCTTCCTGGATCAGCGCTTTGCGATCGATGCCTAATTCGTGGATTACACAACTCCATGAGGCAGCAACCCTAGCTGACAATGAGTTAATTCTGCAATTAATTGAGGCAATTCCTGAATCCTGTCAGGCCCTGGCTCAAGATCTGACTGCATTGGCTAATTATTTTCGCTGTGACAAAATTATGGATTTAACGGCTTCGGCACTGGCAGAAACCAGCAATTAGCGCAATTTCAACCTGACGATGAGTCTCAACATCTCCGATCGATATAAGGGAAGCATCTTAATCGTTGATGACACCCTGGAAAATTTAAAGTTCTTATCGACCCTTCTGGCAGAACAGGGGTATAAAGTCCGGAGTGTGGTTAATGGGCAAATGGCCCTAACGGTAGCTCGGGCCGCCCAACCCGATCTAGTCTTACTGGATATTAAAATGCCCGATATGGATGGCTATGAGGTCTGCCAACGGCTCAAGGCAGAAAGCCAGACCCAGGAAATTCCGGTCATTTTTCTCAGTGCCCTGGATGAAGTGCCTGATAAGTTGAAAGCCTTTAAGGTGGGTGGCGTCGATTATATTACCAAACCATTTCAGTTGGAAGAAGTCCTAGCCAGGGTTGAGAACCAATTAAGCCTGTTGGCAGCCAGGGCAGAGATTCGGCAATTGAATGCTGAGTTAGAACTGCGGGTGATTCAACGAACAGCTCAGTTGGAACGCGAAATTGCAGAGCGGCAACGGATCCAGGAACAGTTACTGCACATGGCTCTGCATGATTCTCTGACTGGCCT
Proteins encoded in this region:
- a CDS encoding PAS domain S-box protein yields the protein MDTPRWQRGQFLRRTVTSVSRPPYRKHRACLSLRQYQLHRHRQQIALIELAKNHAFYQGDLTSALQTLTRTAAHTLAVERVSVWFYDECHTQICLHTLYEHQREEFSSGVTLQADRYPTYFQALEKDDILAVHETQADLRTQALQETWLLPYRITSLLDAPIRSGGVTVGVLCHEHTGPARHWTLEEQNFARHLAQMVSLALEARDRQQAEEALRRSEERWQLALQANHQGIWDWDILEGRTFYSDRWKEMLGYNANEIGQTQEDWYSRIHPEDYDLVMATLWAYLDRKIPDYITEYRLRCKDGSYKWIQAQGQAIWDGANRPIRMVGSHTDATARKQQEEALHLIVAGTAAKTADDFFRSCVRYLAAVLQVRYALVTTIVDQHSTRVRTLAFWKGDNWASKVEYELKNTPCEIVFSGHPYFYPNDVQERFPADLKLAELDVVSYLGIPLADQSGRILGHLAVLDSKPMTRDIDRELILRIFAARAAVELERKLAEAALQNSEAEYRALVQAANCIILRWDTAGQIIFMNDYGLDFFGFEQSQLLGHNIIGTIVPETELSGRSLTELMRDICRNPEQHLINENENIRRDGKRVWIAWANKPIVNPEGIATEILSIGTDISERKQAEQALEQAKQEAEAANRVKSEFLANMSHELRTPLNAILGFAQLMTRDPTLNGTQHSYLSIINNSGEHLLALINDVLDMAKIEAGQIHLHETSFNLHHLLDPLADLFRLKSEAKGIQFIFYLAPAVPPQIAVDEGKLRQILINLLSNAIKFTQQGRVTLRVSLENSHLPSGLQHSSLGPGPDLKSELGTGDTEQMTLSFEVEDTGPGIDPEELETIFAPFVQTGIGRTLQGGTGLGLSISRRFAQLMQGNITVSSCLGQGSCFCLKLPVRPEPTISTIQTPRPRVIGLAPNQPTYRILVVEDRWESRHLLVRLLETLGFELREAQNGLEAITLWEEWQPHLIWMDMQMPVMDGYEATRHIKTQLRGQATVVIALTASALEEEKTIVLSAGCDDFVRKPFQESIILQKIADYLGVRYLYEEESQHSLEFGDTTSAAVFNPLEDRIKPDSSWISALRSMPNSWITQLHEAATLADNELILQLIEAIPESCQALAQDLTALANYFRCDKIMDLTASALAETSN